Part of the Polyangiaceae bacterium genome, GCAAAAGGAACAGGTGCGCCGCGAGCCCGCGCTGCTTGGCGAAGAACGCGGTGGCCAGCGTCTGGTTCGAGCTCACGCCTCCTTGCGTGGCCACTGCGCGGAAGCCCCGCGCCTCGGCGTCGCCCAGGAGCAGCTCGAGCTTGCGGAGCTTGCTCCCGCCGTAGCGCGCGCCGGCGCGATCGTCGCGTTTCACGAACAGACGACCGACACCCATGGCCCGCGCGAGCTCCGGGGCTTCGGTGAGCGGCGTCGGGAAGCCGCCCAGATCGAGCCAAGGCAACGCGCGCGTGCCGGGATAGCGCTGGACGAGCTTGCGTTGCGCCGCAGCGACGGGGGCCGGCCAGAGCGAGAGCCCGAGCAGCGACAGGAGCGCGCTCCGCCGGTCCATGACCCACGGCAACGCCGGCCAGCTACCGGCACATTCCCGTCACTCCGCCGCGAGCGCCGGCGCAGGGTCGAGCGAGAGCACTCGGTCGGCGAGCGCCGCCACGTCCGCGTCGTGCGTGACCCAGATGACGGTGCGCGCGCCGCGGAGCCCGGCGATGGCCGCGAGCACTCGGGCGCGACTCTTCTCGTCGAGACCCTCCGTCGGCTCGTCGAGCAGAAGCACGGGCAGATCGGTGGCGAGCGCTCGGGCGAGCGCGACCAGGCGGCGCTCGCCTCCCGACAGCGGCGTGCCGCCGGGCCCGACGCGCTCGCCCGCCCGAGCCAGCAGGCGATCGGCGCCGAGCTCCGCCAGCGCGACCCGCGCACGCGACACCTCCCCGCACGCGAGGGCGACGTTCTCGAGCAAGGTCCCCGTCACCAGCGGGGCGTCCTGCGGCACCCAAGCGAAGGGTCGCGCTTCCGGTCCGACGCCGGCGTGGGTGAGCTCCACACCGTCGTACTCGAGCGCGCCGGTTGCGGGCTCGAGGCCCAGCAAGGTTCGTAGCAGCGTGGTCTTCCCCGAGCCGTTCGCGCCGAGCAACGCCAGAGACCGCCCGGGCATCACGCTCACCGAGCTCCGCGGTCCCCGCGCGCGCGCGCCGAGCTCCCGGAGCTCGAGCACGCCGCGCCGCTTCGTCCAGTCGCGGGCGGGGCCCGCCGCCGGTCGCGCCGC contains:
- a CDS encoding ABC transporter ATP-binding protein encodes the protein MLLLPFGLVLAALRRRFRRQSELAQGRAVALHEAVDELVSHLDLWRTFGATTRVAHALESTGKVAVSLAARVEGARAALSGANEVLGALALLACVALAERAGATFGDGSLVAFAAVCFMAYRPLRDLGDARAWLERGAVAHDALERVMTEEPAARPAAGPARDWTKRRGVLELRELGARARGPRSSVSVMPGRSLALLGANGSGKTTLLRTLLGLEPATGALEYDGVELTHAGVGPEARPFAWVPQDAPLVTGTLLENVALACGEVSRARVALAELGADRLLARAGERVGPGGTPLSGGERRLVALARALATDLPVLLLDEPTEGLDEKSRARVLAAIAGLRGARTVIWVTHDADVAALADRVLSLDPAPALAAE